The genomic segment CTTAACAAAAGTATTTGCATCTTTAAATAAAGTAGGCCAAAAGAAACCACATTGCAATACCTTTGCTGCTGTCCTGGTAGCACCAAAATGATCCCCACAATGGAAAGTGTGACAATGGTTGAGAATAGAGCTCATTTCATCTTCCATTACAAAACGGCGAATATAGGTCAACACAATGTTTATAGAGGATGggctcctcccaataataatgTTTGATCTCGGAGTAGAATTTCTTCAACTGTGCTCTAGAAATATCAGGAAGCACAACCTTTGCCGCTAGGAAATTGACATAATCTGCATACCATGGTGCTTTAGCTTTGTCACTCACCTCGAACAATTGCTCATCAGGAAAATAATCATTGATTTGCACTTTCTTGGTAATTTGATCTTCCTCAACCTCCAACCTAGACAAATGATCCACCACAAGATTCTCGGTAccctttttaataataaaattattagtggaataatattgagattaataataaaattattgaattaaagagttttaattaataatctaaatttattggtgCTTGTAATTATAGGTTCATAAGTCCCCTAACCAACTCTATCAAcattgttcaaggtaagagtcAAGGTAAGAGTTAAACCGAGATAAAATTATGTAGGGcccatcactactacaaaaataggtTTTCCCAAAAGTTTTTAACTATCGCTATTGAGCAACGatgacagtcgactaactgtcgtatttgcctatgacGGCGTAGGAGTAGCTACGCCGACAATTAAAAATTGTCGCTATTGTGGACAacaccgacagttattaggtgtcgtcgttgctggcaacgccgataGTTAATAATTGTCGTGATTGACTCTCTATTGtaacagtttttaactgtcgcaaaGTTTCCACACCAGAGGGCGCTTTAAATATGTTGTCAATACCCCTTGTTTCAAAATTAACGCAGCAATTACAGCAAAAGAATGCACATCAAAAGTTAAATTAAATTTACATTGGTAACATTAACTTTGTACTTGATTAATTATAACATtttctaataaaagaaatacatTGTTCCAAAAAAGTTTGTCATAACATCAAAAGTTAAATTAAATTTACATTGGTAACATTAACTTTGTACTTGATTAGTTCTAACActttctaataaaagaaatacatTGTTCCAAAAAAGTTTGTCATAAAATATAAAATGGATATTTAGCAAAATATGGACATCAAAAAACTAATTGATTCTATATTTAATTAGTTCTAACAATTTCTAATAAAAGAAATTCAAAGTTACAATGGTCAACTACAATCAGTGTAATTACACCTCCAAATTTCCTATGTAAAAGTTGTCAATCATGTCGAAAAATTGAGTTGCATACTGCGGCCTAGCCATTGAAAttgaaaacaattaaaaaaatgaaatgagGATAGGTGTGAACAAAAATGATCTTAAACAAACAACGCTAGTTTACCCATAAAATACTTCAGTTGAATCATTACCAGCGTGTGCATGAATGGCATCACCACCAGGGTGTTCTTCTACATACAAAGTAACATCATACACCTATACTTGGGACAAAAATGGAATGCATAAATTGTATATTCATTGATCGAGTTAAGTAATTGTAAGCCAAGTTTCATTTGGAGCCAAAAAAATAATAGAGTAAATGAAACCTTGTCTTTGATAATGATCCAACAATCTGTTCTTTTATTATGCAAAGAGAATTCAACTTTGCTGTAGACTTTGGCTCCCTGTTGAGACATTGTTCACCCCAAATAAACAGATGAATAAAGAATTAACCAAACACATGATTAGTTCCAAAGAAGCTAATTCCATCAGGTATGAGAAAAACACAAGCACTTGCTGATTTTTATTTCTGGAAGAAAAGGAGAAACGAGATTTAGAAGTATATGTGTTTAAGCACAACAAAAGTAGAGTATATTCATTAGAAGATCttagtatttaataaaaattagaatTACCTTGTTATGTTTAGCAACTGGCTGATCATCTTTCCTACGACCTGTGCCCATTTTtacataattaaatatatatatcatatatggtAATTAGAAAAACAATTACCAGATTTTGACTCTCGAGAGAACAAAATAAAAGCTCCTGAAAAGATAGCCACAAGCACTGCTACTACAGATATCCACATATCTCAAGCTCAACCTCTCTTCCACTTTATACCAAATTCTAAACACCCTCAAAATTGAACATGGGATGAAAAAAAATGAGATCGTAAAAAAAAAAGCTGCCATTATATGGGTAAGCAGTTCAAAAGCTCTTAAATTTACTTTCCACTTTTGTAACATTAAAAAACCTATAGCTGGTTTATGGACGAGTGAGATGTGAATTAATTTAGTAGCAAGGCTTTCGAAaccattagttttttttttctaaaaaaaatatccaaaatgCAAGTTACATAAACAAAGAGATAAAGAGAGACCTGTAGATTTGATTTGAGTAAAAGGGCTCTCAATTTTTGGTGAAAGTGTTAGAGAGGCCCAGACAATAGGCCCAATACAACTCAACTTGGAGGCAGCCCAGGAACAAAGGAAAAGGCTAGAGAAAGAACCAGCCCAGCTGGAAGAAAATGGAGCGGCTTGGCAAGAGGTGCTTGAAGAAAGTAGCAAGTCGAACAGGGGAGAAGGAACTGCACTCAACCGAGTAGAGGCAAGGACGGCTCGGAGCAGGCGTGGACGAGTGAGACCCGGTTGGCTGAGGGACTACGTGCTGAAGTTTGGTCACTGAGAGTGAGTGAGATGTTTGTAACCAATTGCTGAGAACTTGTGTCAATTGCATAGACATATAAGTAGAATAATTGTAATTGCTGGTTTATGATTATGAATGTAATGAGCATTTAGTTGTTGGGAGATTGGCCTTGTCTCGAAG from the Humulus lupulus chromosome X, drHumLupu1.1, whole genome shotgun sequence genome contains:
- the LOC133805386 gene encoding cytochrome B5-like protein, which gives rise to MSQQGAKVYSKVEFSLHNKRTDCWIIIKDKVYDVTLYVEEHPGGDAIHAHAGNDSTEVFYGPQYATQFFDMIDNFYIGNLEV